Proteins found in one Arachis stenosperma cultivar V10309 chromosome 8, arast.V10309.gnm1.PFL2, whole genome shotgun sequence genomic segment:
- the LOC130944501 gene encoding telomere repeat-binding protein 5-like isoform X2 has translation MVLERRLDYDFNGHQVQVKRRARSARRRAKFQRRVEDNQMCAFDLLATVAGKLFLQEKEHPLTSGDKSSEKIQQGFVKEECRDASEPFETELSNEGCHRRCENGFVKDDSKNADKPFKAELYVEGSSDIKCLLNSEVQSENCHFKEHSHPKIDGNSHVASMVANSSCLERLGAERLADGKNHNEVENLSSKVELGLSSKVELGSSGSPDTIGCNLGGDVTKVKDELHKFAKAPVVTSTEMRCLDDPVGERSPVQLSSGGNAKLSGCVDNMPYSTLSEGYDNVPVVSRDDDENFSGCDNPSLETKSFRPISHIGDQSIRKTLAAKYCKVAQQSKHDTLSNSVEVVNGNLNETYTSRKNFYKRQRSEMNIPFKKRKIFNCGSFSNSNELVRSGGTYDKKNGASSTSHGTHKDTGMSSLGAHQYSSLGSKDSHVNLRIKSFRVPELFIEIPETATIESLKRSVMEAVTAVLGGGLRVGVILHGKKVRDDSKTLLQAGISHDKQLDALGFTLEPISSQSPTPVCAADSRHVPTVDKPQPLPRYPSSAAIHQRNQSCSDVLPEHRVTSLGNLVESDQDSALSPVNTAVYKRLADSRALVTVPEMGVQALSLLPVPQKSKRPETVQRRIRRPFSVAEVEALVQAVEKLGTGRWRDVKLRAFDNAKHRTYVDLKDKWKTLVHTARISPQQRRGEPVPQELLDRVLTAHAFWSQHQTKQQLNKQHQQQQHQQQPQTCLLLQ, from the exons ATGGTGTTAGAGAGGAGGCTAGACTATGATTTTAATGGCCACCAAGTGCAAGTCAAGCGCCGAGCTCGTTCAGCTAGG AGGAGGGCTAAATTTCAAAGAAGGGTGGAAGATAATCAAATGTGTGCTTTTGACTTATTGGCAACTGTAGCTGGCAAGTTGTTCTTGCAAGAGAAAGAGCATCCACTCACATCTGGGGATAAATCTTCGGAAAAGATTCAGCAAGGGTTTGTTAAAGAAGAGTGCCGGGATGCAAGTGAACCATTCGAAACTGAGCTTTCCAACGAGGGTTGTCACAGAAGATGTGAGAATGGATTTGTTAAAGATGATTCCAAGAATGCAGATAAGCCATTCAAAGCCGAGCTTTATGTTGAAGGAAGTAGTGACATAAAATGCTTGTTAAATTCAGAAGTACAAAGTGAAAATTGCCATTTTAAGGAACACTCACATCCTAAAATTGATGGCAATTCACATGTTGCTTCAATGGTGGCCAATTCCAGTTGCTTGGAGAGGCTTGGTGCTGAGAGATTGGCGGATGGAAAAAACCATAATGAAGTGGAAAATCTTAGTAGCAAAGTTGAATTAGGTCTTAGTAGCAAAGTTGAATTAGGTTCTTCTGGAAGTCCAGATACTATTGGATGCAACTTAGGTGGTGATGTAACTAAAGTAAAGGATGAGCTGCATAAGTTTGCTAAGGCACCAGTTGTTACTTCAACTGAGATGCGCTGCTTGGACGATCCCGTGGGCGAAAGGTCTCCTGTGCAGTTAAGTTCAGGTGGCAATGCCAAGTTGTCTGGGTGTGTTGACAACATGCCTTATAGCACATTGTCTGAAGGTTATGACAATGTGCCTGTAGTTAGTAGAGATGATGACGAAAACTTTTCAGGGTGTGATAACCCTTCTTTAGAAACAAAGTCCTTTAGGCCAATTAGTCATATAGGTGATCAGAGTATAAGGAAAACATTGGCAGCTAAATACTGTAAAGTTGCCCAACAGTCAAAACATGATACACTTTCTAATAGTG TTGAGGTTGTGAATGGAAATTTGAACGAAACTTACACCAGTAGGAAGAACTTTTATAAACGCCAAAGATCTGAAATGAATATTCCTTTCAAAAAGAGGAAAATTTTCAACTGTGGCTCTTTCTCAAATTCCAATGAACTTGTCAGAAGTGGTGGCACTTATGACAAGAAAAATGGTGCTTCTAGTACATCTCATGGGACGCACAAAG ACACTGGAATGTCTTCCCTAGGAGCACATCAGTACTCTTCATTAGGATCTAAAGATTCTCATG TGAACCTTAGGATCAAATCGTTTAGAGTGCCTGAGCTTTTCATTGAGATACCGGAAACTGCAACCATTGAGTCCTTGAag AGGTCAGTGATGGAGGCAGTGACTGCTGTACTTGGAGGTGGATTGCGTGTCGGTGTGATTCTCCATGGGAAAAAGGTTAGGGATGATAGTAAAACTCTACTTCAAGCAGGAATTTCTCATGATAAACAGCTGGATGCTTTGGGCTTTACCCTGGAGCCTATTTCTTCTCAAAGCCCAACACCTGTATGTGCTGCAGATTCTCGCCATGTTCCTACTGTAGACAAGCCTCAGCCGTTACCAAG GTACCCTTCTAGTGCAGCAATTCATCAAAGAAATCAGAGCTGTTCTGATGTGTTACCCGAGCATCGGGTAACCAGTTTAGGTAACCTTGTTGAAAGTGATCAAGATTCAGCACTTTCTCCTGTCAACACAGCAGTTTACAAAAGACTAGCAGATTCAAGAGCTTTGGTTACTGTTCCAGAGATGGGCGTGCAAGCACTATCTCTGCTACCTGTGCCGCAGAAGTCAAAAAGACCCGAGACTGTGCAGCGCCGAATTCGTAGACCTTTTTCTGTTGCTGAGGTGGAAGCTCTGGTTCAAGCAGTTGAGAAACTGGGAACTGGAAG gTGGCGTGATGTTAAACTTAGAGCTTTTGATAATGCAAAACACCGGACATATGTCGATTTGAAG GACAAATGGAAAACCCTGGTACACACGGCAAGAATATCCCCTCAGCAAAGAAGGGGAGAGCCTGTTCCACAAGAACTTTTGGATAGGGTCCTAACTGCTCATGCTTTTTGGTCCCAGCACCAAACTAAACAACAGCTCAACAAGCAgcaccaacaacaacaacatcagcagCAACCACAAACTTGCCTTCTCCTTCAATAA
- the LOC130944501 gene encoding telomere repeat-binding protein 5-like isoform X1 yields MVLERRLDYDFNGHQVQVKRRARSARRRAKFQRRVEDNQMCAFDLLATVAGKLFLQEKEHPLTSGDKSSEKIQQGFVKEECRDASEPFETELSNEGCHRRCENGFVKDDSKNADKPFKAELYVEGSSDIKCLLNSEVQSENCHFKEHSHPKIDGNSHVASMVANSSCLERLGAERLADGKNHNEVENLSSKVELGLSSKVELGSSGSPDTIGCNLGGDVTKVKDELHKFAKAPVVTSTEMRCLDDPVGERSPVQLSSGGNAKLSGCVDNMPYSTLSEGYDNVPVVSRDDDENFSGCDNPSLETKSFRPISHIGDQSIRKTLAAKYCKVAQQSKHDTLSNSGEFMLIYVITCFLVSHAFCSCSLICFSIGNILVEVVNGNLNETYTSRKNFYKRQRSEMNIPFKKRKIFNCGSFSNSNELVRSGGTYDKKNGASSTSHGTHKDTGMSSLGAHQYSSLGSKDSHVNLRIKSFRVPELFIEIPETATIESLKRSVMEAVTAVLGGGLRVGVILHGKKVRDDSKTLLQAGISHDKQLDALGFTLEPISSQSPTPVCAADSRHVPTVDKPQPLPRYPSSAAIHQRNQSCSDVLPEHRVTSLGNLVESDQDSALSPVNTAVYKRLADSRALVTVPEMGVQALSLLPVPQKSKRPETVQRRIRRPFSVAEVEALVQAVEKLGTGRWRDVKLRAFDNAKHRTYVDLKDKWKTLVHTARISPQQRRGEPVPQELLDRVLTAHAFWSQHQTKQQLNKQHQQQQHQQQPQTCLLLQ; encoded by the exons ATGGTGTTAGAGAGGAGGCTAGACTATGATTTTAATGGCCACCAAGTGCAAGTCAAGCGCCGAGCTCGTTCAGCTAGG AGGAGGGCTAAATTTCAAAGAAGGGTGGAAGATAATCAAATGTGTGCTTTTGACTTATTGGCAACTGTAGCTGGCAAGTTGTTCTTGCAAGAGAAAGAGCATCCACTCACATCTGGGGATAAATCTTCGGAAAAGATTCAGCAAGGGTTTGTTAAAGAAGAGTGCCGGGATGCAAGTGAACCATTCGAAACTGAGCTTTCCAACGAGGGTTGTCACAGAAGATGTGAGAATGGATTTGTTAAAGATGATTCCAAGAATGCAGATAAGCCATTCAAAGCCGAGCTTTATGTTGAAGGAAGTAGTGACATAAAATGCTTGTTAAATTCAGAAGTACAAAGTGAAAATTGCCATTTTAAGGAACACTCACATCCTAAAATTGATGGCAATTCACATGTTGCTTCAATGGTGGCCAATTCCAGTTGCTTGGAGAGGCTTGGTGCTGAGAGATTGGCGGATGGAAAAAACCATAATGAAGTGGAAAATCTTAGTAGCAAAGTTGAATTAGGTCTTAGTAGCAAAGTTGAATTAGGTTCTTCTGGAAGTCCAGATACTATTGGATGCAACTTAGGTGGTGATGTAACTAAAGTAAAGGATGAGCTGCATAAGTTTGCTAAGGCACCAGTTGTTACTTCAACTGAGATGCGCTGCTTGGACGATCCCGTGGGCGAAAGGTCTCCTGTGCAGTTAAGTTCAGGTGGCAATGCCAAGTTGTCTGGGTGTGTTGACAACATGCCTTATAGCACATTGTCTGAAGGTTATGACAATGTGCCTGTAGTTAGTAGAGATGATGACGAAAACTTTTCAGGGTGTGATAACCCTTCTTTAGAAACAAAGTCCTTTAGGCCAATTAGTCATATAGGTGATCAGAGTATAAGGAAAACATTGGCAGCTAAATACTGTAAAGTTGCCCAACAGTCAAAACATGATACACTTTCTAATAGTGGTGAGTTCATGCTTATTTATGTAATTACTTGCTTTCTTGTATCTCATGCTTTTTGTTCTTGTTCACTAATCTGTTTTTCAATTGGAAACATATTAGTTGAGGTTGTGAATGGAAATTTGAACGAAACTTACACCAGTAGGAAGAACTTTTATAAACGCCAAAGATCTGAAATGAATATTCCTTTCAAAAAGAGGAAAATTTTCAACTGTGGCTCTTTCTCAAATTCCAATGAACTTGTCAGAAGTGGTGGCACTTATGACAAGAAAAATGGTGCTTCTAGTACATCTCATGGGACGCACAAAG ACACTGGAATGTCTTCCCTAGGAGCACATCAGTACTCTTCATTAGGATCTAAAGATTCTCATG TGAACCTTAGGATCAAATCGTTTAGAGTGCCTGAGCTTTTCATTGAGATACCGGAAACTGCAACCATTGAGTCCTTGAag AGGTCAGTGATGGAGGCAGTGACTGCTGTACTTGGAGGTGGATTGCGTGTCGGTGTGATTCTCCATGGGAAAAAGGTTAGGGATGATAGTAAAACTCTACTTCAAGCAGGAATTTCTCATGATAAACAGCTGGATGCTTTGGGCTTTACCCTGGAGCCTATTTCTTCTCAAAGCCCAACACCTGTATGTGCTGCAGATTCTCGCCATGTTCCTACTGTAGACAAGCCTCAGCCGTTACCAAG GTACCCTTCTAGTGCAGCAATTCATCAAAGAAATCAGAGCTGTTCTGATGTGTTACCCGAGCATCGGGTAACCAGTTTAGGTAACCTTGTTGAAAGTGATCAAGATTCAGCACTTTCTCCTGTCAACACAGCAGTTTACAAAAGACTAGCAGATTCAAGAGCTTTGGTTACTGTTCCAGAGATGGGCGTGCAAGCACTATCTCTGCTACCTGTGCCGCAGAAGTCAAAAAGACCCGAGACTGTGCAGCGCCGAATTCGTAGACCTTTTTCTGTTGCTGAGGTGGAAGCTCTGGTTCAAGCAGTTGAGAAACTGGGAACTGGAAG gTGGCGTGATGTTAAACTTAGAGCTTTTGATAATGCAAAACACCGGACATATGTCGATTTGAAG GACAAATGGAAAACCCTGGTACACACGGCAAGAATATCCCCTCAGCAAAGAAGGGGAGAGCCTGTTCCACAAGAACTTTTGGATAGGGTCCTAACTGCTCATGCTTTTTGGTCCCAGCACCAAACTAAACAACAGCTCAACAAGCAgcaccaacaacaacaacatcagcagCAACCACAAACTTGCCTTCTCCTTCAATAA